The nucleotide window CAGCCCGGCGGGAACGTCGCGGCGTGGAGTCCACCGGCCAAGTCCGACTCGCGAGAGTCCGATCCCGCTGCGCCACAACAGATACACGCCCAGGGCGGCAATGGCGAACAGACGGAGCCCGCTCATGATCTGCCGGACGGCGTCGATGGGTCCGAGGTCGGAGCGACTGGGATTGAGGGCGACCGTGGTCTCGCCGATCCCACCGGCGAGCTGGGCCTCGAGCAGTGCCAGCGCCGCGGAGAGTGCCGAGAACGCGAACGTCAGGACGCCGACGATGACCAGCTCGACGATGATGCCGCGTCGTTCGACCCGGTCGGTGACCACCGGGATGCCGTGCGGGGACGGCTTCAGGTACTCGCGCAGGGCCATGCCGGTCAGCCTAAAACCCCGCGGTGGGCGGCGACATCGGCAGACGGCGGGCGTTGTCGCCGCGAGACGCGACTCAGTCGGGCATCGAGTTCAGGAAGGGGCAACCCGCGAGGTTGCGCAGCGCGCGTGAGAGTTCGAACACGTCGGAGACCGGACGGGCGAAGGGGAGCCGGACGTCGGAGTCGCCATCGAGTCCCTCGATGCGGAAGCGGATGCCGAATCGATCGAGCCCGAGCGGCCGCACCCGTCCGGTGCGCAGGTCGGCGGGGAGTTTGCGGACCAGCTGGCCGACGATGTCGGCGTGGTCGGTGTCGAGGTGCTCGAGCCAGCTGCCCTCGTGCTCCCAGAACGGGTCGGGGTCGGCATCGGCGAGTTCGGTGGCAGGCACCGAGGCCGCACCGTCCGACGAGGCGATCACCGCGGTGTCGACCTGCAGTCGCAACATCGATGCGCCGTGCCCGATGTCGAGCAGCCCGTCGTCGGGGTGTTCGGCGGCGATCTCGATCGCCAGGTCACGTTCCAGGTCGCGCGGGACCTCGTGCAGGGTGCCGTTCAGCCAGATCACCGACCGCACGCGTTCGCGCAGGTCGATGGGCGCCCAGTCGGTCACCTCGAGCATCGCGGGCACGCCCTCGGCCTCGTCGACTGCCCGCATGGCATCACCGGTGGTCGGGACGAGGACGAACGCCTGGGACTCGAAGAGGTGGACGACCTCGATCGGGGTGGCGTCGGCACCCTCGATGGCCAGGATGGCGGAACCGACCCGACGACAGGCCGTCTGGATCATCTCGGCATCCGTCGGGCGGTCGGTCGTCGTTCTCGTCATGACTGTCTCTCCGGTCGGCGTCGCGGGGGCGGCGGGCTTGAAAGGTAACCCTAACCTAAATTCCCGGAGCGCACGCGTCAATGGTTTCGGTGCGGATGCGTCGATGTCGGTCGAGCGCGAACGGTCCCGCCGGAGCGGCTTCCACTAGGCTCGTGTGGTGCCTGTGATCGCCTACTTCGGCCCGCCCGGAACCTTCACCGAGATGGCACTCGACGCGGTCCTCGCCGCGCATCAGTCCAGTGCCGGCCTCGACCTGTCGGGCGGGATCGACCGGGTGGCCGCGTCGAGTCCCGCCGCCACGATTGCGATGGTCCGCAGCGGTGAGGCCGACTACGGCTGTGTGCCGATCGAGAGCTCGATGGAGGGTTCGGTGCCCGCGACGATGGATGCGCTGGTGCCCTCGACCTCCGATGACGCCGATGGGCGCGTGCAGGCGTTCGCGGAGACCGTGCTCGACATCTCCTTCACGATCGCCGCGGTCTCGCCGCTGCCCGCGGCCGAGGTCCGTACCATCGCCGCCTACCCGGTTGCGTCCGCGCAGGTGCGTCGTCGGGTGGGTGAGCTGTTCCCGAATGCGCAGTTCGTCATCTCGAGTTCGAATGCCGCTGCCGCGCAGGATGTTGCGGCCGGGAAGGCGGACGCCGCGGTCACCACCGGGCTCGCGGCGCGACTGTCCGGGCTCGTCGTGCTGGCCGACGGTGTCGCCGATGCGCGGGAGGCGACCACCCGATTCCTCTTCCTGGGGCGTCCGGGGATCCCGTTGCCCCGCACCGGCACCGACCGGACCTCGGTCATACTCGACCTGTCGAACGAGCCGGGCAGCCTGATGGCGGCGATGAACGAATTCGCCTCGCGCGGAATCGACCTCACGCGTATCGAGTCGCGCCCGCAGCGCGACGAGGCCCAGGGCCGCAGCATCGCCGGACGGTACCG belongs to Gordonia sp. KTR9 and includes:
- the pheA gene encoding prephenate dehydratase → MVPVIAYFGPPGTFTEMALDAVLAAHQSSAGLDLSGGIDRVAASSPAATIAMVRSGEADYGCVPIESSMEGSVPATMDALVPSTSDDADGRVQAFAETVLDISFTIAAVSPLPAAEVRTIAAYPVASAQVRRRVGELFPNAQFVISSSNAAAAQDVAAGKADAAVTTGLAARLSGLVVLADGVADAREATTRFLFLGRPGIPLPRTGTDRTSVILDLSNEPGSLMAAMNEFASRGIDLTRIESRPQRDEAQGRSIAGRYRFFLDAVGHIDDAAVAEALAALQRRCERVVFLGSWPAVRTTGSAPPDHTESLAWVESMRRGGK
- a CDS encoding DUF2470 domain-containing protein, with the translated sequence MTRTTTDRPTDAEMIQTACRRVGSAILAIEGADATPIEVVHLFESQAFVLVPTTGDAMRAVDEAEGVPAMLEVTDWAPIDLRERVRSVIWLNGTLHEVPRDLERDLAIEIAAEHPDDGLLDIGHGASMLRLQVDTAVIASSDGAASVPATELADADPDPFWEHEGSWLEHLDTDHADIVGQLVRKLPADLRTGRVRPLGLDRFGIRFRIEGLDGDSDVRLPFARPVSDVFELSRALRNLAGCPFLNSMPD